GCAATGCCTATCGCCACCTGAATGATTTCGGCCGGTCTATCCACTGCCAAAAGCAAAGTCTGACGATCGCGAGTCAGGAGGGCGATCGCCGACTGGAAGCGGCGGCGCTGAATAATTTGGGCCTGGTCTACAAGGCGCTGGCTGATTTGGACCAGGCCATTGCCTACCAGCAGCAAAGTTTGGTGCTGGCCCAGGAGCTGGGCGATCGCGAAGTAGAAAGCCAGGTTCTGCGCAACTTGAGTAATGCCTTTCATGCCCTGGGCGACTACGACAAAACCGTTGATTATCAGGAGCAGCGACTGGCGATCGCCCGAGAGATTGGCAACTCCGCCCTGACCCTGCAAATCCTGCGCAATCTCGAAACGGCCTGCTATACCTTGGGCGACTACCCTAAAGCGGTGTTCTACGCCCAGCAGCGGTGCGACATTGCCCACCAGATTCAGGATCTGCGGGCCGAAGAGCAGGCCCTGGGCAGCCTGGGGATTGCCTACGATGCCCAAGAAAACTATGCCAAGGCGGTGGAGTGCTACGAGCGGCGACTGGCGATCGCCCGCCAGCTCAAGGACACCCGCGTCGAGCGCCAGACCCTCAGCAGTCTGCGTATTGCCTGCTTCGCGATCGGCGACTATGCCAAAGCAACGGAGTATGAGCAGCAGCTCTAGAGGACTGATGCTGCGTGACTGGCGCGTCAAAACGGCGATCGCCCCCGGCCAAGGGTGAAACCGCTGAGTCAAAGTACTTAGCGATCGCCCCAAAAATCGCCCCGATCGGGCCTCTAGCCAAAAAATTGATCATTTTTAACAAAGCGCTTGTTTTTGCGGCTCAGGTCTAGCGCGGGTTGGGGATCGCAGACAAAACGCGATCGCTGTGAATCGGCTTAGGTTCAGCGCGATCCCCAGATTTCGTTCTGAAAGCCTCTCTCCGTCAGGCTTTCAGTGCGCGATCGCCTTTTCAGCAAAATTCGTCCTCCGCATTTATGCTCAGGCTCGCTGGCAATGTCCCGGCGAAATTTTGCTTTTTTGTTTTTTGTACTGACTTTTATAAAAAACAAGGCTAAAAACTCAATTAAATTGTTTTTTGAGCTTTCAAAGACTTTGAGCTCTTCAAAAACTGATTGCACTGTTTTTCTAAGCGCTAAAAGTGCTGTTTACTATCCTGTTTCGCTTCCAGCGGCTTTCACTCTGACCCGGAGTTGCACAATAATGACTCTCAACCGCCCCTCGAGGTCGGCCGCAATTGCTCAGTCACCCCCAGCGTCCCCACCCCCTCAAGGGCGATCGCGCGCCGGATTTCACCCTTCACATCAGCAGCAATTGCTCCCCTCGACCCCACCACAGCGACTTCCCATCTCACCCGAATTTGGCAGTCGAGATCGATTTTTAGGAGAGGAAACACGTGAAACTAGCAGTCTACGGAAAAGGCGGAATTGGTAAGTCAACCACCAGCTGCAACATCTCCGTGGCCCTCGCCCGCCGCGGCAAGAAAGTCTTGCAAATTGGCTGCGACCCCAAGCATGACAGCACCTTCACCCTCACGGGCTATCTCATTCCCACCATCATCGACACCCTCCAGTCCAAGGACTACCACTACGAAGACGTGTGGCCCGAGGACGTCATCTACAAAGGCTACGGCGGCGTAGACTGCGTCGAGGCGGGTGGTCCGCCGGCGGGAGCGGGTTGCGGTGGCTACGTCGTCGGCGAGACTGTCAAACTGCTCAAAGAGCTCAACGCCTTTGATGAGTACGACGTCATCCTCTTCGACGTGCTGGGAGACGTGGTCTGTGGCGGCTTCGCGGCGCCCCTCAACTACGCCGACTACTGCGTCATCGTCACCGACAACGGCTTCGATGCCCTCTTTGCCGCCAACCGCATCGCCGCCTCGGTGCGCGAAAAAGCCCGCACCCACCCCCTGCGGCTCGCGGGCCTGATCGGCAACCGCACCGCCAAGCGCGATCTGATCGACAAGTACATCGAAGCAGTGCCCATGCCCGTGATGGAAGTGCTGCCGCTGATCGAGGACATCCGGGTTTCGCGGGTCAAAGGCAAAACGGTTTTCCAGATGGCTGACGAAGATCCGTCCATGACCTACATCTGCGACTACTACCTGAGCATTGCCGACCAGCTCCTTTCTCAGCCGGAAGGCGTCGTGCCCAATGATGCGCCCGATCGCGACCTCTTCAGCTTGCTGTCGGACTTCTACCTCAATCCGCCGACCGCTCCCCAAAGAACAGAAGACGAGTCCCTCGACTTGATGATGGTGTAGCCGCCAAAAACTGTCTTTAGTTCTCAGAAGAAGGGCTTGGCAAAATTGCCAGTTATGATGCAGTACGAGATGGGGCTCTAGGCCTCACAAATGTACTCTTCAGCAATCTTGAAGGAAGTCAAACGCATGGCCTTTTTCGAGACCTTTACCGCGTCGCTCCGCCAAAAATGGTTGGACTATTTCCACGCCAATCAGGCTTGGCTGCGACTGCAAATGGATGGCACCTCGGTCCGGACGCCTGACGGGGGCCGCCGCCCTTCTTCTCTGCTCATTTTGGGCGTTGTCAATGCCCTCGAACCCAAACTCAGCAATCTAATGCTGCCCTTCTACAAGCTCAATTCGGATGAAGATGCCCTAGTTGAGGTCCTGGGCCTGAACTTCGATCCGGATATGGAGCTGGCCAAGGATGTCGGATCTCGGCCCGCTGCGGCAGGCTCGAATCTGGAGTCTTCGCGGCTCCTGCCAGACACCTCGGAGGACCTGTAGCTTTGACGGCGATCGCATGTAATCCTAGCTAGCGTCTGAATCCTTTCAATGGCAGAGGCTGTGCGTGAACATCGAAAAGCTGCGTCAATCGCTGAAGGCCGAATGGCTGGGCTACTACAAACGCAATCGTGAGTGGCTAGCCCGCCTGGGAGTTTGGGTCGATTGCGATGGGCAACGTCGCCCGTCTTCGAGCTTTATCTTGGCAACGCTCTCGATTTTGGAGCCCCGCCTGACCAAGCTGTTGCCGCTGGTGGTGGAACTCAACAACCACCCCGATCGCATCGTGGCAGCGCTGGGTCTCAACTTCAACCCGGAGACAGAGCTGGAAGCCTGGGAGGCAGCCCGCTCTGGGAAAGCCGAAGCGCACAAGATGTTGCCGGGGGGAACGCCGAGGAGTCATTTCTCCGCCAGTGCTCCCCCTCAACAGCTCGCCAAGTTAGCCGATGAGGCTTGTCGAGGCAGTCGAGACGATTGGGAAGCGCCCGTAGCTCCGCCTACCAGCGTTTCTCATGGGTCTCTACGACAGCCCCCGCCCCCCGATCAACCACCGACCGCTGCTCATTGAGAGGAGATCGCTACGATGACCCTTGCCAATCCTCAGCCTCAGGCTCTGAATTTTGACTGTGAAACAGGCAACTACCACACCTTTTGCCCCATTAGCTGTGTGGCTTGGCTGTACCAAAAGATCGAAGACAGCTTTTTTCTGGTGATCGGCACCAAGACCTGTGGCTATTTCTTGCAAAATGCCATGGGCGTGATGATTTTTGCTGAGCCTCGCTATGCCATGGCGGAGCTGGAGGAGGGGGACATCTCGGCCCAGCTCAACGACTATGAAGAACTCAAGCGTCTGTGCGCCCAAATTAAGCGCGATCGCAATCCGTCGGTGATCGTCTGGATCGGCACCTGCACCACCGAGATCATCAAGATGGATCTTGAAGGTCTTGCGCCCAAGCTAGAGGCCGAAATCGGCATTCCCATTGTGGTGGCCCGCGCCAATGGCCTGGACTACGCCTTTACCCAAGGGGAAGACACGGTCTTGGCGGCCATGGCGGCCCGCTGCCCCGACAAGATCACGGCTCCCGAAGAAAAAGAGGAGCGCAACCCGATTTCTCGCTTGCTCAACTTTGGTCGCAAGAAGGAAGAGGCGATCGCCGAAAGTGGCGAAGCCGAATCGGTGGACCACCCGCCCCTGGTCCTGTTTGGCTCACTCCCCGATCCCGTGGTCACCCAGCTCACCCTAGAGCTCAAAAAACAAGGCATTCAAGTCTCCGGCTGGCTGCCCGCCAAGCGCTACACCGAGCTGCCCCTGATCGAGGAAGGCTACTACGCCTGCGGCGTCAATCCCTTCCTTTCCCGGACGGCCACAACCCTGATGCGGCGACGCAAGTGCAAGCTGATCGGCGCACCCTTCCCCATCGGGCCGGACGGAACCCGCGCCTGGATCGAAAAAATCTGCTCTGTGTTTGGCATCGAGCCCCAGGGCCTCGAAGAGCGCGAAGCCAAGATTTGGGAGAGCCTAGAGGACTACCTTCAGCTCCTGCGCGGCAAGTCGGTCTTCTTTATGGGAGACAACTTGCTAGAAGTTTCGCTGGCTCGCTTTTTGATTCGCTGTGGCATGACCTGCCACGAAATTGGCATTCCCTACATGGACAAGCGCTACCAGGGAGCAGAGCTGGCTTTGCTAGAGCAGACCTGCCACCAAATGGGGGTGCCGCTGCCCAGGATCGTCGAAAAGCCGGATAACTACAATCAGCTCCAGCGCATCGCGGAACTGTCGCCGGATCTGGTGATCACGGGAATGGCCCACGCCAATCCGCTGGAGGCGCGCGGAGTTACGACCAAGTGGTCGGTGGAATTTACCTTTGCCCAGATTCACGGCTTCGCGAACGCGCGGGACATCCTGGAGCTGGCGACGCGCCCGCTGCGCCGCAACAACAATCTCAAGGAGCTGGGCTGGGAAAAATTGGTGAAGGACGAAGCCAAGGTCTAGCTTTGCTTGGATGCTCGATACTCAAGGGTTAGGCAGGATTTCTTGCCGCCCTTGAGGCGGAAGTATGTATCTCAGCGAACAGTTTTGCGGGGTCGATTGAAGGCAGGTTGATTGAGGTGGGTCATAGCAGGGTTGTCAAGAAGACCGCTATGATTCAGGAAAGCTTGTTCAGTCGAAATGCCTGGGTTGAGATTATGACATCGTACGCGACTTCTACTGCTAGAGCTGACATGAGCGAACTTCGCCGTCTGCGAGGACTGCTACCCCCAGAGCTGCAAAGTTGGGTCATGGTAGAAGGCGCAACGGCAGTCAACCCGCCGCTGATTACGTCTGAGGAAATCGGCAAGGACGAGGTCGAAATTCAGGTGGATCTGGTGCGCTGGGATCAGCTAGCCCTCGACCAGCGAAACCTGCTGTTTTGGCACGAGGTGGCGCGGATTCAGAATGACACGATTCCGCGAGATGGCTGGGAGATGGCGGCTTTGGCGATCGGCCTTGGCGGGGCGGTCGGCGAGCTCTGGGTCCAGGACGCGCTGCTGCTGCTGCTGGCCCTGGGCCTGTCTGGGGTGGCGGGCTATCGGCTGTACCAAAAGAACAATGGTGAAAAGCGTCTGCGGGAGGCGATCGAAGCTGACGAGAAGGCGATCGCCCTGGCGACCCGCTTTGGCTACACCCTGCCCAACGCCTACAAGAGTCTGGGCAGCGCGCTGAAAACGCTGATCGAGCAGACGCCGAAAAAACGCCAGCGATCGCGCTATGAGTCTCGCTTGCAAGCCCTCAAGCGAAGCGCCTCCAAAGCCAAGGCTCGCGCCAAAGCCTCCAAGGAAGGGCAGTTTGATGCCCAATCAGAGAGTCTCTACAGCTAGCGCGCTGTGGCGCTTTGGCGCCAAACCGGCTAAAGGGCGATCGCCCTTCAGCGCTTAAAATTAGAACCCTAAAGGGGCGAGCCTGACCAATCGGGCTCGCCCCTTTAGAGTGAGCTTTGCTGCCAAGGCAGTGCGCTAAGATAGCACCAGAGGATCAACCCAGGTAAGGGTGCCCCCGTGCTCCTCAGCTCCACGACTCACCCTGCATAGATCTCCTCCCCAAAATTTTGAAGAAACACGCCCATTCCCGCGCAGAAACCCCTGGCACCGGTGCGATCGCGCCTCCTGCCCCTCGTGCAGGCGCCCAGCGGCAAAAGGTTCTCCAGTGGCTGGATGACCACGTCCCTGCGGCCCGCCTAGAGCATATTTTGCGTGTCGAAGAAATGGCGATCGCCCTTGCTCAGCACCACAACCTCGACGCCGAAAAAGCTGGTCAAGCCGGTCTCATGCACGACCTGGCCAAATACTTTAAGCCCCAGCGTCTTCTCGATATGGCCCGCCAAGAGGGGCTGTCCATTGACCCGGTAGATGAAGCCAACCCGCACCTGCTGCATGCCGACGTTGGCGCCATCGTCGCCCGCGATGAGTTTGGGATCGAGGACGAAGACGTCTTGCAGGCGATCCGCAACCACACCTTGGGGTATCCCGGGATGGGAGCCCTGAGCTGCGTCGTCTTTTTGGCGGACAGCCTAGAGCCCGGACGGGGCGATACCCCTGAGCTGCACGCCCTCCGGCAGGCCAGCCGCGACAACCTGCATCAGGCGGTTTGGCAGACCTGCAACTACACCCTGCAATATCTGCTGCACAATCGCCAGTTGATCCATCCGCGGGCCATCACCACGCGCAACTGGTTTTTGCAGCAGGCGCGCCGCCCGCAGCCCGTGCCGCCTGCTTCTCCTGCGCCCTAGCCTGATTTGATAAGTCTGCCCGCCCGTCGAGTCCTTGCCGTCCGACCTTCACGCTACTCATTGGAGCAACATAAAGATTAATGATGAACTTCGACACCTCAGACAACCGTCCTACCACCTCCTTTGAACCCCTTCCGACCGAAGCGCCAGTGCCCTCTTCCGATAGCCAGGAAGCCCATGAGCTGGTGAAGACCATTGTGGAAGCTGCCGAAGACCGCAAGGGGGCTGAGATCACCGTGTTGCGCGTGTCAGAAGTGTCCTACTTGGCGGACTATTTTGTGATTGTGACGGGTTTCTCGACCACCCAGGTCCGAGCGATCGCCCGCTCCATCGAAGCCAAAGTCGAAGAGGCTTGGCAGCGGCAGCCTCGCAAAAACGAGGGCATCAACGAAGGAAAATGGGTCCTCCAGGACTATGGCGACGTGATTGTCCACGTCTTCATGCCCCAAGAGCGGGAGTTCTACAGCCTGGAAGCCTTTTGGGGCCACGCCGATCGCCTCACCCTGCCGAATCTAGAACTGGCTCAAGAAGCCTAGGCGGGCCGCGTCTGTTGCTGGCGCTGACCGCGTCCCAGCGCCTCGGCGATCGCTTTTGGGAATCTCTCCCTTGATCGCCTAGCGCGCGAACGAAGATATATGTCAAATTGAAGGGGACCGCGCTCGTAGTAAGCTAGAGCGCATTCAGCCACCTTTGCTTGTCTCATGTCGGTCATGAAGTCGTCCCCTTCGGTCTGTCCAGTTCCCTTCGAACAACAGCCCATCAACGAATACAACACCTTGAAAGAGTCGTGGTTTTTTCGTTGGGGGACTCTAGCGTCTTGGCGCTATCTGCGAGTCATCGGGATCCTCTGGGCAGTGGGCTGGCTCGTGACAGGACCGATCGCTTCCTATAGCTTTGCGCCAGCCAAGTATCCAATCCAGTTTGGCCTTAGCGCCTCGGCAGGAGCTTTGTTCATGCCAGCCCTGGCCCTAATCCAGCTTTATTTGGGCTGGTGCTACGTGCGCAATCGCCTCCAGGAAACGATCATTCCCTACGAGGAGACCGGCTGGTACGATGGCCAGTCTTGGCAGAAGCCGGCGGAGATGGAAGCGCGCGATCGCCTGATTGTGGCCCACCAAGTTCGCCCCATCCTCAAGCGTCTGGAATGGACGTTTGCCAGCATGGGCCTGACCCTGCTGCTCGGGGCCCTCATCTGGCAGTTTCTCTAGCGCTGCGATCGCGAGCAGCGCTTTTTTGACCTTTCCAACCTTTTTGTTACATCCCCACGGTGTTACAGTCTTGCCTATGAATAGGGGAAAACGGATCCAATCGGCAGAGCTCGAAGTTCGGCTGCTGCGCGAAGGCATTGTTGAATCTCGCCACCACGTTCAAGCGGTGGTGGCCGATAGCCGCGGGCGGGTCTTGTCCGTGGCCGGCGACCCTGAAACCGAAACCTTTATCCGCTCAGCGCTCAAGCCGTTCCAGGCTCTGGCCGTGACTCAGACCGGCACGCTGGAGCGCTTTGAGCTGACAGACAAAGATCTCGCGATCATCTGTAGCTCCCACCGCGGCACCATGGAGCAGGTCCGCCAAGTCTTCAATATTCTCTGGCGCGCCGACGTGGACCCCAGCCAGCTCCAGTGCCCGATTCCGCCGGGCAAGCGCAGTTCCCTCCAGTACAACTGCTCTGGCAAACATGCAGGCATGCTGGCGGCCTGTCAGCAGTGCAACTGGGAAACCGAAACCTACCTGCGCCCCGGACACCCGATTCAGCAGCTGATCCTCGAAAAGGTCGCTGAGCTGCTGCGGATGCCGGGGGCTGAGTTTATCGGGGCGCGAGATGACTGCGGCGCGCCTACCTATGTGATGCAGCTCAGCCAGATTGCGACGCTGTACGCCCTGCTGGCGTCGGGCGAGAGCCTGGGCATGGAGCGCATCATCCGGGCGATGACCCACCACCCGGTGATGGTGGCGGGCGAGGGTGAGTTTGACACAGAGCTGATGCGCCTGACCCAAGGAGAGCTGGTCAGCAAGGCTGGCGCTGAGGGGATTCAGTGCATTGGTCGCGTCGGCGAGGGCCTGGGTCTAGCGATCAAGGTGATGGATGGCTCGAAGCGGGCGAAGTACGCCGTAGCGATCCACCTGCTGCGCCAGATGGGCTGGATCATGCCGTCGGTGGCGGACACCCTGGCCGAGACCTTTATGGATCTGACAAGCTACAAGCGCCTAGAAGTGATGGGCGAGCTGACGATGATCTAGAGGCTTTGCTTCTGAGGTCTGGTGGGCGAAAACTCCCGACCTTGAATACTGGGGGTTGTGTTTTCTAAAGGCTGTTGCTATAGTAGTAAAGCCGGCGCGGGGTAGAGCAGTCTGGTAGCTCGTCGGGCTCATAACCCGAAGGTCAGTGGTTCAAATCCGCTCCCCGCCACCAAGCTAAAAAAGCCTCGTTACCAAAGAGTAGCGGGGCTTTTTTGATGGCCGCAAACTGGCATGAAACTCTGAAGAGTCGAGGCGATCGCCCGGCAAGCTGCTGGGGCGAACCTCCGACGGGGTTTCGCTAAAAATCATTGAAAAAATAAAAGACAGAAGTTCGGGCTAGGCATAGTGGGGGAAAGGCCCCTGGCTGGTCTATGCTGGGACTGACGCGGTGTTTGGGTAGGATGGGATCCGCGTGTAGCGATCGCCAGGTGATTGGTCATGGCAGTAAGTATGAAGCGACCCCTGCTGGTGGGTGGTGTTGGCCTGAGTTTGGGACTGTGGCTCCTCGATAGCCTGAATCACGCTGTCTCGGAGTGGGGAACAGTGGTCCTGCTGGGGGCGATCGCCTTGGGGTCGGGGTGGTTTTGGCTGCGGCGGCAGTCAGGTGCAGATCTAGAACTAGGGCCAGTGTCAGTGACGGTGGATCGCGCCATGGCAGAAGGGGCGATCGCGGAGGCCGAGGCAAAGATTCAGCTTTTGGCGATGGAAACCTCGGACGAGCAGCGCCTAACGGGCCTGAGAGAGCGCCTAGCGGCGATCGCCACCCTCTCCCAGCGAACGACGCTGTCGATTGCTCTGCTCGGCGGCAAAAATGTGGGAAAAACGACCCTTTCCCAGCGCCTACAGGCGGCTTTGCCAGAGGCGACGCTCCGGTGGACTGATACCGCGGCCCTGTTTTCCCAAGGGGGCTCGGAGGGCGATGAAGCGGTTTGGCAGGCGATCGCCGAAGCGGATGTGGCCCTGCTGATCACGGCGGGAGACCTGACGGACATGGAGTTTCAGGCCTTGCAAAGGCTGGCCTCCCTGCGCTACCCGACGATTTTGGTGCTGAACAAGCAGGATCAGT
This genomic stretch from Geitlerinema sp. PCC 7407 harbors:
- a CDS encoding tetratricopeptide repeat protein; this encodes MTSPMEAEESGPPGSEAIVTPEPHHSESPSCRAQAHQLLRQALDQGESQFGAALRSYEEALRLFRLLQDKAGEALALKGLSNLRYNLKDYGAVITLAEQYRDACVQLSDRRGEARALSLLGNAYRHLNDFGRSIHCQKQSLTIASQEGDRRLEAAALNNLGLVYKALADLDQAIAYQQQSLVLAQELGDREVESQVLRNLSNAFHALGDYDKTVDYQEQRLAIAREIGNSALTLQILRNLETACYTLGDYPKAVFYAQQRCDIAHQIQDLRAEEQALGSLGIAYDAQENYAKAVECYERRLAIARQLKDTRVERQTLSSLRIACFAIGDYAKATEYEQQL
- the bchL gene encoding ferredoxin:protochlorophyllide reductase (ATP-dependent) iron-sulfur ATP-binding protein, coding for MKLAVYGKGGIGKSTTSCNISVALARRGKKVLQIGCDPKHDSTFTLTGYLIPTIIDTLQSKDYHYEDVWPEDVIYKGYGGVDCVEAGGPPAGAGCGGYVVGETVKLLKELNAFDEYDVILFDVLGDVVCGGFAAPLNYADYCVIVTDNGFDALFAANRIAASVREKARTHPLRLAGLIGNRTAKRDLIDKYIEAVPMPVMEVLPLIEDIRVSRVKGKTVFQMADEDPSMTYICDYYLSIADQLLSQPEGVVPNDAPDRDLFSLLSDFYLNPPTAPQRTEDESLDLMMV
- a CDS encoding DUF5331 domain-containing protein — its product is MAFFETFTASLRQKWLDYFHANQAWLRLQMDGTSVRTPDGGRRPSSLLILGVVNALEPKLSNLMLPFYKLNSDEDALVEVLGLNFDPDMELAKDVGSRPAAAGSNLESSRLLPDTSEDL
- a CDS encoding DUF5331 domain-containing protein yields the protein MNIEKLRQSLKAEWLGYYKRNREWLARLGVWVDCDGQRRPSSSFILATLSILEPRLTKLLPLVVELNNHPDRIVAALGLNFNPETELEAWEAARSGKAEAHKMLPGGTPRSHFSASAPPQQLAKLADEACRGSRDDWEAPVAPPTSVSHGSLRQPPPPDQPPTAAH
- a CDS encoding ferredoxin:protochlorophyllide reductase (ATP-dependent) subunit N; this encodes MTLANPQPQALNFDCETGNYHTFCPISCVAWLYQKIEDSFFLVIGTKTCGYFLQNAMGVMIFAEPRYAMAELEEGDISAQLNDYEELKRLCAQIKRDRNPSVIVWIGTCTTEIIKMDLEGLAPKLEAEIGIPIVVARANGLDYAFTQGEDTVLAAMAARCPDKITAPEEKEERNPISRLLNFGRKKEEAIAESGEAESVDHPPLVLFGSLPDPVVTQLTLELKKQGIQVSGWLPAKRYTELPLIEEGYYACGVNPFLSRTATTLMRRRKCKLIGAPFPIGPDGTRAWIEKICSVFGIEPQGLEEREAKIWESLEDYLQLLRGKSVFFMGDNLLEVSLARFLIRCGMTCHEIGIPYMDKRYQGAELALLEQTCHQMGVPLPRIVEKPDNYNQLQRIAELSPDLVITGMAHANPLEARGVTTKWSVEFTFAQIHGFANARDILELATRPLRRNNNLKELGWEKLVKDEAKV
- a CDS encoding DUF3318 domain-containing protein — encoded protein: MTSYATSTARADMSELRRLRGLLPPELQSWVMVEGATAVNPPLITSEEIGKDEVEIQVDLVRWDQLALDQRNLLFWHEVARIQNDTIPRDGWEMAALAIGLGGAVGELWVQDALLLLLALGLSGVAGYRLYQKNNGEKRLREAIEADEKAIALATRFGYTLPNAYKSLGSALKTLIEQTPKKRQRSRYESRLQALKRSASKAKARAKASKEGQFDAQSESLYS
- the yqeK gene encoding bis(5'-nucleosyl)-tetraphosphatase (symmetrical) YqeK, translating into MAPPAPRAGAQRQKVLQWLDDHVPAARLEHILRVEEMAIALAQHHNLDAEKAGQAGLMHDLAKYFKPQRLLDMARQEGLSIDPVDEANPHLLHADVGAIVARDEFGIEDEDVLQAIRNHTLGYPGMGALSCVVFLADSLEPGRGDTPELHALRQASRDNLHQAVWQTCNYTLQYLLHNRQLIHPRAITTRNWFLQQARRPQPVPPASPAP
- the rsfS gene encoding ribosome silencing factor, which encodes MMNFDTSDNRPTTSFEPLPTEAPVPSSDSQEAHELVKTIVEAAEDRKGAEITVLRVSEVSYLADYFVIVTGFSTTQVRAIARSIEAKVEEAWQRQPRKNEGINEGKWVLQDYGDVIVHVFMPQEREFYSLEAFWGHADRLTLPNLELAQEA
- a CDS encoding CGLD27 family protein — protein: MSVMKSSPSVCPVPFEQQPINEYNTLKESWFFRWGTLASWRYLRVIGILWAVGWLVTGPIASYSFAPAKYPIQFGLSASAGALFMPALALIQLYLGWCYVRNRLQETIIPYEETGWYDGQSWQKPAEMEARDRLIVAHQVRPILKRLEWTFASMGLTLLLGALIWQFL
- a CDS encoding asparaginase, with product MNRGKRIQSAELEVRLLREGIVESRHHVQAVVADSRGRVLSVAGDPETETFIRSALKPFQALAVTQTGTLERFELTDKDLAIICSSHRGTMEQVRQVFNILWRADVDPSQLQCPIPPGKRSSLQYNCSGKHAGMLAACQQCNWETETYLRPGHPIQQLILEKVAELLRMPGAEFIGARDDCGAPTYVMQLSQIATLYALLASGESLGMERIIRAMTHHPVMVAGEGEFDTELMRLTQGELVSKAGAEGIQCIGRVGEGLGLAIKVMDGSKRAKYAVAIHLLRQMGWIMPSVADTLAETFMDLTSYKRLEVMGELTMI